CATTGTGGACTTTTTGTACATGCACAGTGCATGCACTTTATAAATTTCAAGAAGGCTCTTTAATACCTCTATTTCTTGATTTTGTTTGCGACATTGGGAAACTAAATCGCCACATTCTTTTTTCAGCTTTGTTTGATCTTCAGACAATTTATCATAATTCATTATCTTTACACACATCTATAAAATCCTCATTGAGGTCCCAAAGCATCCAATCACATCTGTTGGGtatgaatttatcaaaaaaacaaaattaggtactttacCTAATAgcgataaaataaataattacaatTCTTTATCTTTCTCCAAATCACTTATTCTTTTCATACGTACATATgtctaatttattttcaaggtcATTAATATGATGTATCCGAACACGTGTTGAAACTTCCTTCTCAATTGacgagctcattgcaaaaatagccttTGTCcttgtccaaaatgaaaataaaaaacttttcgggttttggtttttgtgttctttttgtttcggttctcaaattttttggttttttgattttattcttgAATTCAGttcacaaatttttggttttttgattttgttctgaaattcagttcacaaaattttcaggttttttattTGGTTCTTGAATACGTTTCACAAATTTTCCGGGTTTTTGGTTcggttttcaggttttttttttctttttttggattAAAACGGTTCAATAATTCGGTTTTTGttctgcgaaaaaaattatgttttttttttcattatctatACCTATGAATcaaaatcaagtaggtataaaactATGCATTAATTTGAGCGATTCAGAAAttgtaaatagaaaaattgagaagtgaaaatatttacaaaatttatattaatttcaaaaataaattataatttgctAGGTACATCGGTAGTCACGTGTTAGGCCTAATTCTTCCGTTATTTCccgtttcttcttttttatggCATCGTACTCTTCCTTCGTAAGCCACTCTGATTCCACTTGTTTTGTGATCGATTTCAGTTCTTCAGgttgagattttgatttttcttcaaatttataatgtcACACTTTAACCGCTATGCGTTTCGAtgcttgtttgaatttttcgaataacaCAATCAAATCGATGATCGACATGTCATAGCGCAGGGTCTCATTATCAATATCTCCAGCGTACGTTTCTTTTCGTATAATGAAGCGAGTTAGACCCACAGCGTGCCCGTCTCCAACAATCAGCATATTGTGCGCGGTGACACTGACAGCGAATTTCTCCTCtccgatttctgaaaaaaaaaaacgaatgaatatAAAATGAATAAGGTACTTACCAGTAAAAATATTCCtttagaagtttttaaaaatgaaggtaaaattctCTCTAGTATAGATAGCTAGATGCaggattattttgaagaaaaaaaaatgacaaaaatgataaCACGTCACATCACAATACAGCTacttttgacacttttgacagccatcaattgttgaaattgtggtaaaaattgctaaatttacTCAATAATGATAAGTAGTAACTATATCAGAATTAGAAAAACCATGACTTTTAGAAAcaattgaagaattttctcaTGAATTCGACGTCAGTACAACATCTCAACAATGCGATCCTGCAAATCAAGAcctgtaattgaaaattcattataatTTAACTACAATTTGCATATTGAACAGTAATgataaatattttcacaaaaatttagttATCGGAATTGTACATTCCAATTAAAATATTTGCAATACCTACCCAAACTGGCTGAAAAGATGTCACAGCATTTTAATAATGTTAAATACTGGTATACCTACTAAACACAGCATTCATTCTATCCTTTTTCCTGCAAATAATTATTACATAATTATGTGCCTGTTTTACAGCTCATCACACAACGATGTGTATATTATAAACAGATGTGTATGTAGACTAAAAGAAACCTCCGCATTATATGAAAAAGAGAAGGTATTTTCATCACAATACATGTTTATTTCAAAACATGTAACTAGAcctgcaaaaattcaaattttcatcactatGTTATAGAttacaacaaaaattatttaaaaacaaaataatgcaTTATTCCACATGGTTGGAAAGCAGGAACGAACTATTGGAGTAAACAGAATTAGATCATGATTTTAAAAGATTTATACAAACATAAACCAATTGATCAAAAAGAACATATTCCATTGTGGCAGATGCCTTGTCTAAAATTTGATCTGTCCATTGGTaatggaatttttgataaagtataatgaaattaaaatttcgaaccAAGTTATTACTTGTTATGCGTGATTTTCCATAATTTAACCCTTTtcgtaagtatgtattttattcgattttaccaaaaattttacattttgtaaatttttagcatttttacttcattttaatttatttttgaccaatttttcaaatatttcatcagtAATTgttgtattgtaattttttttcatcaggaaaCCATACTTATATTAAATTACTTactattcaaaaaatataaagtttataattatctaaaatcaaacattttcaatttttgaaaaatcaatttcattttttttgcaatactcTGCAAATTGAATTGCAACGACTTGAAATGTGCGCGATATCGTCGGACAATCACCTTCAATTtattgttttcgtttttcaaatcatttctaTGATCTCTGACCTGTAAAGCCTTATTGTAGAGATAATCgtacgtttttttcaatttttgaaaagcattTGTAAGATTCTGATTTTCAGCAATGATTGACTTGGTACTCATGGGAATCTGTTCactaacaataaaataaaaaaaaaatgaacaaattataaaattaaaattatgaaaaacaacATTACTTCTCTGATTTTGAATCATCTGACAATGTGATTATTTCTGGTTCTGgtgatttttgaagctttaaattttcacaaaattttcatcaaatggagatggaaagctgaaatttactctacactccaattttaacaccctctgaagacgacttcaggtgagttcaagtacTTTTAGGGCCTtcggcgactttttttgaaaattactggagccttttgaagcttccagccacttttaggaaatttcaattttccaaaaaaagtcatacaacctttcaaaacgTTGCTGGAGggaccaaaacgacttgaaattcaccagcagtcaacttcgtagcgtattgaaatgagtttgcagaatgaatttcaactctccatcttggtttgataaaattttggggaaatttcaagtttcaaaaatctactggaggctccagtaatgttcgtcgttggaggctctaaaatgacttgaaatcaaccagaagtcgttttcagagggtgttaaaattggagtgtagagtaaatttcagcattccatctctatttgatgaagttttgtgaaaatttaaagcttcaaaaatctgctggaggctccagtaattttcaaaaaaagtcgctggaggccctaaaattacttgaacccacctgaagtcgtcttcagagggtgttgaaattgaattgtagagtaaatttcagctttccatctccatttgatgaaatttcgtgaaaatttaaagtttcgaaaatttgctggaggctccagaactgctcaaaacgagtcgaaaccgtttccaatcgatttggcatgacgaaaatagggtgtatcccaaatttcagctttcttggtcaatttggtgaaattttgattttttccctcatttttggcctaaattggattttcaaaaattcaccaaaaatcgaaaaacccactttagcacttgaaattttgacaggtgataaatttttgcatgatctttcgatctacctttgtaaagtttgaaaaagttcgtgcaagtcctatgttaaaacgcaaaatctgcgatttcgtctgacctgtcaatcaaaatggccgcattttgtaagtaaagccagccttttttttggcaactttgctttaaaatgttccttaggatgtcccctttaagaaaaaagttgtcccggaggatcggcgggggggggtggtgcaattactcctattgtcatatgccggactaattggATGTGGTTTCATTATTATATTACTATAAATACCTAATATTTATAATACGTATTGAGAAAATTCTCTTAAATTGTTATCATTCATACATTATGTAATGTAAATAAACCACTCCGCActtgttttgacaaaaaaataccatgCAACCAGCAATTATTATACCCCCCAAACCAAACAATAACAAAGTTCATCTCACCCAGTCTGAGAAGTTCCTATGATTTATCATTGAAAATGTTTGGTAATCATATACGACAGCAGTCCCGTATTGTAGATAGTGCTTGGTGCATCACGTGAATGAAGGTTTCACCTGGATACCTACCTCGttatttctatcaaaattcaGTCCAAAATACTTCTTAATGTAAGGAAATGAGTTTTCCTCTAAGTACCCAAATCTCCAAAAAAGAAAGTATGAGTGAAATATTCCCAATTCCCCGCCAGCGGTATTTTTTCAAGCTGAGTTGGAGTACCATGTATTTATCAAGGTACAAAATGCCAGCAGTGTATGTTTTCAATTGAATCCCTCATTGCTATAAACGTTCATGGCATAAAAAATCTCTATTCCAGTACCTACCCTAATACGTTTAGTTGAATATTCCGACGCAGTAAAATTATTAAGGAATATTAGGTAAAGGCGAAAAAgtcgaaataaataatttattacaATCGATACGGAAAGGAATGCCGTTTAGAGGTGTATGAATATTAAGCACCGCTTCTGTGAAAAGGATAAGATAAGATTATAATACGAAGAACATAATGTGGAAGCATTCGAGAGTTAAAGGATAGGCTTTAGGTTGCCAATATTTATGACAGGGCGGTTCCTTAAGAAATTCCCCGTAGTTACCCCTTTATACTTGTTCTCTCTTCTTGCTCGTCTTAACGATAACGTGCCTTGCTTTTTCCTTACTATGCCTTATGTCTTACAAGCGACATTAATGTAAGTTTATTCTTTTCCAACGAAGGGTTGCCAAAAGACAGTCACAACGTTATAATTTCCATAAAGAGTTTCAACTCAGCATAACACTCAATTTGCAAAATGTTAACATTTTCCTTAACGAACTCTTTTTGTTACTTCAATTCAATTAGCGTGTAGTATTTGAGGATAACGTTATTGTTGTAAATAGGCCGAGTAATTTaatatgataatttttattcgaaacttTGGTCGAGTAGGTATTAGGTTCGTAGCACGATAttttgtacatacgagtacgagtaatgTTTGCGGGGATTGTTTACGATAACCTATCTTAATTAATGGAGATTTCACTTTGTGATAattgtgaaatttaatttcctaaTGGTTGGTATGATTTTTGTCAACGAACGAGCGCATGACTTGATTATTTTGTCTTTGAAAGCGAGCCAGGAATAcgtattttgatcaaaaatggaaaCCATATCATTTCGAGTCGCGATTTTCctcagagtaaattttagctcaggaaattttttaaaaacagaaaatacgAGCTCtcaaaaactgctgaaaaaatcttgcttttttactCTGACTACTGCCCAACCtggtttgagaaaaaatggtcCTCGTCTGTGAAAGATggcaagtatttgaaaaagcattaacctgttgaaaattgaaatccaagtccacttttgaaccattttgtaCTTATCTACAATTTATCGACAACTGTATAGTGTATTTATGGGGTATGGTCATTCAATGTAAAATCACTCACGTTTTGAGATTAAAATCTCCGATTTGACATGTTTTTTTCCTGTAGATTCCTTATAAAATGGACATGATATGGCCTCCAATGCTCCTTGGGGCAGTTTGATTGGAGTagttcgaaaatattttccaaaatttgaaagttttcaaagatgaacttttttgaaaactcaattttcaaaaattatcaaattttggagcTTATTTACAAATATGAATGATTGAATGTTTCGTTATAAGATTCAAAAAAACCATGTGGGTGTAGGTAtgtggagggagggaggaggttTACGgaactccaaaattttgatcaaactgtaaaaaaatgaagattagAGTGTGATGCGACACATCATTTCTTACGTTTTCAAGAGCGTTAAATACAAATacaaactcatttttttaattcgaccCTTCCAacgccccacccccccccccccaccaaaaaatcttgaaaattgaaaaaatggtgtGAAATATAGTTTATTAGGTTTTCTCGATTGCTAAATACAAAATatcaacttcttttttttgattcaattcgttatgcaaattaacaaaataggttaaaattttttcaaaaaattcaactattacggtgaaatattttttgagcaattttgaagaattttaaagcTTAATTGGGGTAATGATTTCCAGATTTTCggattcaataaaaaataaaaccatttttttaaaaacaattatgTTTAATGAGAACTGAATATTTCTATAGGAATGGTCAGAAGTGTTGGTTGCCGGTCGGACCGAGCGGTTGCCTACATGTAGCATATGAAGGGGCTACCTACACAGTatattcactttttctgaaacgaGCCTTGTTTTGGAAATTCAGGGTTgctaatgttgaaaatttaaattttttcaaaactgataaGCGatttggatagaggacatcaagacgaccaaaaaatgttattcataCTTTTTGCCTAACTCTAGAACTGAAGGGGcttcgtaaatttgaaaaaatgtactgttcttcatttaattttttaaggtaaaataaattttttcaaatttacgaagCCCCTTCAGTTCtaaagttaggcaaaaagtatgaataacattttttgatcgtCTTGATGATGTCCTGTATCCAAATCGctaatcagttttgaaaaaatttgaaattttcgaaattgaaaaaatttaaatttttaacattaGCAACCCTGAATTTCCAAAACAAGGCtcgtttcagaaaaagtgaatatACCGTGTAGGTAGCCCCTTCATATGCTACATGTGGGCAACCGCTCGGTCCAACCGGCAACCAACACTTCTGACCGTTCCCTcagataaaattaatttttttgtacggttgtgtataaaatgtaaaatttttgtccttttttttatttattggcTATTTTATagcctatttattttttcttggaaaattctGCTCATTCTTTACGcattataataaaattgaaaattttcaattttcctcaaacTTTTTTACATTCTTCACTTGAATGTAATTTACAAGACAGGCATCGTAGCGGGTCACTTTTATAGTGACTTAGttacttttttcatgaaaagtcacttttggttacttttttcatcaaaaagtcactattggtcacttttcttccaaaaaagtcgcttttttgaatttttttttcgttttttaaacaaaaaaaaatcgtttttcatcctaattatctatttttaaagcattttatgcgaattttctttacaatttcagaattttaaaaacacaaatttttatttttcgaaacatcaattttcgaaagcttttgcccttctttttttttcaaaataatgatggaaatttatttttttttaaatcaagttctaaagacaaaaaataaacttctcacataaaaacatcgtttttatgcctctcaaaatacaaattttctagAGCTTTCGTCCTCGATTAAGcctatcttttttcattttcaaaatcaacttctttcaagaaaatatcaaaattctaaaattttttaaataaaaaaatgaactacctactcgttctcacatttttttaaaaaaaactggatttttcgGTTGGGCCAGGCAGGAGAATAAAGTAAGTAATAGTTTTTAGGTGAGATattattgaacgtttttttgtttttcgattttttgctctcctgaatgctagaattttaaaaaaattggtcacttttttcactgatgaaagtcactaaagtcactttttttagaaaaatttggctacgaTGCCTGACAAGAATTAATCTAGAATAATGTTATTGGGGTAATGATTTCCAGATTTTCGGATtcaatgtaaccatttttttaaaaacaattatgTTTAATGAGAACTGAATATTTctacttgaataaaattaattttttatatggttgtgtataaaatgtaaaatatttgtcctttttttattttattggctATTTTATagcctatttattttttttcttagaaaattcTGCTCATTCTTTACAcattataataaaattgaaaattttcaatttttctcgtacttttttaaattctttacTTGAATGGAATTTGCAAGAATTAATCTAGAAATGTTTATAAATTGCAGGCATCGTAGCGGGTCACTTTTTATGTGACTTGGTCACTTTTTCACGAGAAGAcacttttgtttacttttttcatcaaaaggtcactattggttacttttcttcctaaaaagtcactttttatcgtttttcatcaaatttatctttttttttttttactaattttcaaaggattttatgcgaattttcttcattaaacaacttttagaattttataaaaaacacaaatttgtaCTTTTCGAAAGCCTTTGAAAATAAACTTACAAAAatacatcgtttttatgcctctcgaaattcaaaatataaaattttaaaagcaaaaaaaataaactacctactcgtttttacatttaaaaaaaaaacaaaaaaacaaaaaaaaactgattttcctGTGGAGCTGGGGAGAACAAAGTAAGATTTTCAGGTGAGATAGGTATTATGTCGGTTTGTGATTTAATTGAATACAATGCCGATTTCTTATTAacgttttttacttttgttgtacgattttttgctctcctgaactcaggaatacagaaaaaattggtcacttttttcgcTGCtaaaagtcactaaagtcactttttttagaaaaatttttactacGATACCTGAAATTGAAATGCAATTGAGTTGAGATTCACTGAATTGTATTTCTTTTAAATGTCGCATGAACGATAACGCTTCAAATCtgcatttttctcattttttataccattaCAATACTCTcaacattttatcaataaattatcagaaattttgaataaaacaaattttgagaacCACAAATTACCTCTTTCAATGATCCAGAAAACTGGGACTTCATATTAGATTCAACCTTTTCCATTATAATCACATTTTTCGGAGCAGGGCTGTACAGTCATGAAGTACATAGATACAGAAAGTAGAAAGGATCTTAAAAAACAGCATGATTTTTACCTTCGTGAATTTCTTAACCTCGAATACGAAATGTTGGATTGAGAAAGCTCTAAAACAGTAGACTCAATGAGACCAGTGATATTcagtttaatttcaaaaatgttgctttcCACCAGAAAAAGATGGTTACTGACAGCAAATCAACTGACTGCACTTTGAGAGttccagaaaaaattgatataacaCTAAATGTATGTATCAAAGAACAACTCATGAAAAATGAAGGCGTTTGTTCTCAAGAGAAAATAGAAACAATAAATAACGAGTTTCATACtaataaaaaccttttttttttttttgaaaaagcgaacaAAAATATCATGATTGTATCACAGTTAGTTGCATTTACATATCGTTggtaaagtaaaatttttccattcaaagaAATGTGATTCAAAGAATACATAGTAAGtacatcattatttttcatttcccagaaccaaaaaatactttcaaatacatatttccatgatttgaaacaaaatataaGTAACAATGTAACATCGATTAATatgaaaataacgtaaaataagaaaaaaaaaataacaatgaatAAATGATGAATCACACGATCAATATTTACTTCTTTCTTGATTCCAAATAACACCATTGGCAGCTAATAGCCGAAGTTGATCGATCGAGTATCCTAATTCGGACAAAACCTCGATAGTATGTTCCCCCAAAGGAGAAGGTGACTGAAAATTATCCATTGTGGGCGGATTTTTTTGCAACCTAGGAGCCGGAAGTGGCATAATATCACCATCGCAGTCTCTAAGAAAGGACTTTCTATCACTATTATGTCGATGTTTCGATGCTTCTTCCAACGTCAAAACGGGCGTTACACACGCATCAGATAAATCAAAGATCTagtgggggaaaaaatgaaatttatcgtTATTTTCACATTTGGGCGACGatatgaattttaatttgaaggagcaggtgaaataaaatgaaaacctatattgaaaagtgtgaaaatgaaaaaaagctcgTAGATTACTCACTTCACACCATTCTTGTTGCGTTTTctgtttgaatttattttgaagtttgatcCGACTCTCTTCAAAATCTCCCAATTGAGGCAGCTCTTCCGGACTAAAATCTAATTTAACGATAAGTTCGTTATAAAATTGTGGCTCTAAGGCTCCCACAGCCATGAATTTTCCATCTTTAGTTTCATAAACGTCGTAAAAATGAGTACCACCATCTAGCCTACATTATAAAAATGACTTTCAATTTGAGTCTAGTACAACAAtataaatatgtaagtattagTAGGTAATAATGAACCATTGAGGAATCAGTACGTACAGATTATTTCCACGCGATTCcgcaaaaaaagtatttttagatTTCATCAGCCAAGAACCAACGTACGAAATTCCTTCGGTAATGTTACTATCTATCACTTGACCTGTGCCAGTTTTAGTTCTTTCAAACAAAGCTAGTAAAATTCCCAATGCACAAATTAAACTGCCTCCGGCGAATTCTGAGAAATTACTCGGAGGTATCGGATGTTTTCCTCGCCATCCGTACATAGATAATAAACCTAACAAGAAACAGAATGCTAATTAATGATCATTATAATAGTACGTACTGTAGCTTTAGTTTGGAATTATTCTTCTGCATATTTTAAACTCACACATAGGTACCTGTTATAGCTAAATAATTTATGTCGTGTCCAGCCATAGatgaaaaatgaccattttgcCCAAATCCAGATAACCGAGCGAcaattaattttggatttttcagcaACAATTCTTCGGGTCCGAGTCCCAGTTTTTCCAAAACACCTACAAAAACccgatttaaaaaatggtatttgaaaaaaatttatattcaataGAAACCTTTTCTAAATGGGTCAATTAGTACATCAGCAGAACCgcacaatttttggaacactTCAGCGCCTTCTTTGGACTTTAAATTGACACCAACTGACTTTTTTCCATTTGATAGTACATCTGGAATCGATTCGACCATCTGAAACATTATTTTAAGtttaaattgtgaatttttcgatgataTTTTTAGGAGTATAAAGATGCAGAAAACTTACTTTGTGCACTTTGATAACTGTGGCTCCGAAATCAAGCAGAATTTTGCCACAAAATGGCCCAGGAGCGAGCCCCGCCAATTCTATAACTTTTACTCCTTTCAAAGGCATAATTTTTCGCTGAGATGAATTTTATGAATGAAATAATCAAGTATTGTTTCTAGGGCAACCTCATGAACTGAAGAACTTTCCTTCGATACTGTTTATACATGAAATAAACGTTGCAAGTGAACACTTTATATTTAAACGACTCATTTGAATTTATAATCGCGAGTTATGAGTCAATAAAGATTTTTAGCTCgattaattattcaaatcgAGCAAAATGAAGCTACTTTAGCTacctgaaagttgaaagtttttttttttttaaagagagaTAAGAAAAATCCTTATCAAGTATCTTACAGTGTAGCCAAGATGGAAACTAATGGAAACAACAAAAATTCTTATCAGTACCCTTTGTGAATAGTGATAACAACAAGAGGTGGTTGTAGTTTTGGTTTATGGTTTCAGAATTTAGAAAGTAGAAGCGTTTGTTTCACAGTTATTTTGTATTAGTTTTAAGAATTGAGCAGTGAATATATTATGTAATGATTTTTCTCTTGTTGACCATGTTCAATTTGTTTCTTCAAAAGACGAAGAAAATGATAGAAAATAGGACACTGGACCAAAATGCTCTCtcatttcatcgaaaaaatgttAACGAAAACAAAAGTAACGTCACTCCACTCGAAGAATTAGTTTATGGTTTGTACATATCAATTGTATCACCAATCTTGAACTGCATATTAGCGTGGAATATTTTCACAAGAATGGAGTATAATCTTTTGATTGTACATATATCTACTGTTTCAGACATCATCAAGACCATTAAAGATCCAGAAAAACCTGCAACATTGGAAGATCTAGAAGTGGTTCATGAAGAAGATATCTATGTATGTTGAAAATATTGCTTGGTTAATTATTACTGGATTTCTCATTGCTCTGAAGAATCTAGTCACTGAAAGTAATtgaatgaaattacaaattagGTGACTGAAACACCAACGCAAAGCACCCGACTGATTCGAATAGAGTTCACTCCTACTGTACCTCACTGCAGTTTGGCTACGTTGATTGGATtatgtatacgagtaaaattagaaaaaaacctGGCTGAAAGATATAAGTTGGATATCTATGTTAAGAAAGGCACGCATTCGACAGAAGATGAAAGTAAGATATCgagatgaaaattaaataattattgtaTTGAGTTCTGGTTCAATCAAAGCTAATCATGGTGTTTTGCTTTTCAGTTAATAAACAAGTCAACGATAAGGAAAGAGTTGCAGCTGCCATGGAAAATCCCAATTtactgaaaatcgttgaaaattgtatCGAAGAAAAAGAGTAATttgttatatgtacctaatgagTGTCATTTTCATTTGTGATAATGATAAAccattgtaattaatttttgtaataactTATACCTGGTTATATCATTTAAAATACGTTGTTGACTTTTATCTATTGTTTTTTCTAAACTGAAATCAagttattttcaacttgaaaatttgtattcaattttaatttttgaattttgatgagtaAGTGCATACCCACCTATATTGTGcaattatgtgttttttttttcattatttatttgtagaatgAAAATTGGTCCatcctcattttgaaaaaatataaattttcagtaACTTTCTGGAAgtttttgcaagttttcaaaattgaaaatataaattacgGTAATAGAAATTTATCATCCCTattcgatgttttcttttttttttttttgtgtgttaaCTGTGAAGATAggtagttttttgttttcaatttttcatgactGTGTAAAGCCTTCAAGTCTGTAATGTGAATggaatcaaaagaaaaattataatttcattgACGAAAACTGGTTATTATTTGAAATATGTAGAACGATCCAATTAAACTATACCAAATGAACCCACAATATTACatttactacctacctaaagttcatttttcaaatttaggtatcggatttttgatttttttgaatatggtGTCGGTATAAGGTATATTAATTTATAAACTCATCAGTCGTCAAATTAAGTTTTAAACTCATTattagtgaaaaattatcgtggGTACCAAGAAACCAGAAGTACTAAgaaactacctgaaccggcagaaacgaaaatgaacgaatcaaggCTAGATCGAAAagggaccacctcaggaccccaaatccaaaatttcaagtgcagaatttgatttctcaatttttggcgaatttttaaaaattaaaaaatcctaaaatttaacaattatttaataccaaaaatagaaaatattgatgaaaaatggaattttctcgggaagtggttcagatggcgttcctaactcatttacgactttcgaaattcgtaaaacttcaattccagtcattctgtagcctccggcgattttttatcaattctccAGAAACTTGTAATTGCTGGCATTCCGAAGGAACGaagctaacaagggaacc
The sequence above is a segment of the Planococcus citri chromosome 3, ihPlaCitr1.1, whole genome shotgun sequence genome. Coding sequences within it:
- the LOC135841812 gene encoding alpha-methylacyl-CoA racemase-like isoform X2; the protein is MPLKGVKVIELAGLAPGPFCGKILLDFGATVIKVHKMVESIPDVLSNGKKSVGVNLKSKEGAEVFQKLCGSADVLIDPFRKGVLEKLGLGPEELLLKNPKLIVARLSGFGQNGHFSSMAGHDINYLAITGLLSMYGWRGKHPIPPSNFSEFAGGSLICALGILLALFERTKTGTGQVIDSNITEGISYVGSWLMKSKNTFFAESRGNNLLDGGTHFYDVYETKDGKFMAVGALEPQFYNELIVKLDFSPEELPQLGDFEESRIKLQNKFKQKTQQEWCEIFDLSDACVTPVLTLEEASKHRHNSDRKSFLRDCDGDIMPLPAPRLQKNPPTMDNFQSPSPLGEHTIEVLSELGYSIDQLRLLAANGVIWNQERSKY
- the LOC135841812 gene encoding alpha-methylacyl-CoA racemase-like isoform X1; this encodes MPLKGVKVIELAGLAPGPFCGKILLDFGATVIKVHKMVESIPDVLSNGKKSVGVNLKSKEGAEVFQKLCGSADVLIDPFRKGVLEKLGLGPEELLLKNPKLIVARLSGFGQNGHFSSMAGHDINYLAITAFCFLLGLLSMYGWRGKHPIPPSNFSEFAGGSLICALGILLALFERTKTGTGQVIDSNITEGISYVGSWLMKSKNTFFAESRGNNLLDGGTHFYDVYETKDGKFMAVGALEPQFYNELIVKLDFSPEELPQLGDFEESRIKLQNKFKQKTQQEWCEIFDLSDACVTPVLTLEEASKHRHNSDRKSFLRDCDGDIMPLPAPRLQKNPPTMDNFQSPSPLGEHTIEVLSELGYSIDQLRLLAANGVIWNQERSKY
- the LOC135841813 gene encoding MIP18 family protein galla-1-like encodes the protein MIFLLLTMFNLFLQKTKKMIENRTLDQNALSFHRKNVNENKSNVTPLEELVYDIIKTIKDPEKPATLEDLEVVHEEDIYVTETPTQSTRLIRIEFTPTVPHCSLATLIGLCIRVKLEKNLAERYKLDIYVKKGTHSTEDEINKQVNDKERVAAAMENPNLLKIVENCIEEKE